CGACGCGCGGATCCGGCACTATCAAATGAGGTGTAGGGCGTCGATGGCCATTGCCAAGGCCGAGCGGTTGATGAATCTCGCGCTGTGCCTGCTCGGCACCCGGCGCCCGCTCAGCAAGCGCGAGTTGCGCGAGTCCATCGAGGCGTATCTGGAAGCCGGCTCCGACGACTCCTTCAACCGGATGTTCGAGCGGGACAAGGACGATCTGCGCGAACTCGGCCTGGTCATCGAGACCGTGGAGAATCTGGACGGCGAGACCGGCTATCTCGCCCGCCGCGACAGCAACCGGCTCCCCGCGATCACGCTGGACGCCGAGGAGGCCGCCGCGCTCGGTCTCGCCGCCAAGGTGTGGCAGCAGGCCCGGCTCGCGGGCGCGGCCAGTGGCGCGCTCCAGAAGCTGCGGGCCGCGGGCATGCCGGAGGCGGAGGACTCGTACGAGGCGCACCACAGCGCCCTGGAGCCGCGCATTCCCGTCCATGAGGCCGCGTTCGAGCCGCTGATGCTCGCCTGCCGCGACCGCAGGCCCGTGGTCTTCGACTACCGCAAGGCCAACGCCGCGAGGCCCGAGCAGCGCCAGGTCGAGCCGTGGACCCTGGAGTGCTGGCGGGGCCACTGGTATCTGGCCGGCTGGGACCGGGAGCGCCGGGCCGAGAGGGTCTTCCGGCTCTCGCGGATCACCGGCCGGGTCCGCTCCAGGGCGGGGGAGTTCACCGCTCCCGTCCCCGACGTGGTCACCGTGCGCGAGACCGTGGAGACCTGGGCGGGTGAGACGGCGACGCGCTCGGCGCTGATCCGGCTCCGTTCCGAGAGCGGATATCCGCTGCGCGCCAGGGCTGTGTCGTCGCGTGAACTGGGCGACGGCTGGGACGAGTTGGAGATTCCGTACGGTCACGGTCTGGACGCCTGGCTGGTGGAGTTCGGGCCCGACGTGGTCGTGCTGGAGCCCGCGGATCTGCGGGCCGACGTCGTGGACCGGCTGCGCGCCGTGGCCAAGGCCTGAGGGGACTTCGTACACACCATGGCAGCCAACGCCATCGACCAGACCCGCCGGATGCTCTCGCTGGTGACCTATCTGCGCGAGCGCCCGGGGGCGCACGTCCAGGACGTCGCACGCGCCTTCGGGATCACCGAGGACGAGCTGATCTCGGACCTCGACGTGCTGCCCATGTGCGGGACGAGTTTCCGCGGCGGTGACCTGCTCGACATCGACACCGACGGGGACCGCATCTGGTGGCACAACCCGGACGACGTCGCCGAGCCGCTGCGGCTCGCCGCGGACGAGGCCACCGCGCTGCTGGTGGCCGCCCGCGCCGTCGCCACCCTGCCGGGGCTGCGGGAGAGCGACCGGCAGGCGCTGCTGCGGGCCACCGCCAAGCTGGAGGCCGCCGCCGGGGAGGTGGCGGGTGCCAGCTCACGGCTCTCGGTCACCTTCGAGTCCGAGGGCGGCGTCTTCGCGGACGTGGACCGGGCCATCTCCGAGCGGCGCCGGCTCTGGCTGCGTTACTACTCCCCGGCGCGCGACGAGCTGACCGAGCGCGAGGTCGACCCGATCAGGCTGTTCGCCGTGGGTCACACGTACATGGAGGCCTGGTGCCGGCTCTCCGAGGCGCGGCGTACGTTCCGGCTCGACCGGGTCGCCGAGATCAGGCTGCTCGACGAACCGGCCGCGCCGCCGGAGCTGGAGCTGCGTGATCTCTCCGAGGGGCTGGTGCAGCCGGCGGCCGAGGATCCCGAAGTGGTGGTCGAGGTCGGGCCCGGCGGGCGCTGGGTCGCCGAGTACTACCCGCACGACAGCGCGGAGGAACTGCCCGACGGGGGCTTGCGGATCACGCTGCGCACGCCCGCGCCGGCCTCGCTGCGCCGGCTCGCGCTGCGTCTCGGCAGGGACGGCCGTATCACCTTCCCGCCGGATCTCGCGGAGAGCGCGCGGCTGGCGGCGGGCGAGGCGCTGGCGGCGTACGAAGCCGACGACTACCGACGCAACTAGGGGATTTGGGGGAGATGTCCGTGATGGGTGGTTTCTCGACGTCGGCGTCCATGGTGCCGGCGTCCATGGTGCCGGTCCTCTTCCAGGCCGCCTGCCCCGAGTGCCGGGCCCGCTTCGAACTCTCGGCCGGCGCGCTGCGGCTCGCGATCGGCGCCAGCCGCCGTACGACCTTCTACTCCTTCACCTGCCCCGAGTGCGAGACGGCGGTGCGCAAACCCGCCGGTGAACGCATCGTCGAACTGCTCACGGGCGGCGGTGTCCGGACGCTGCGCCTGCATTCGACTCTCTAGGGAAAAGGCTTCCTCGCGTGTTCTGGCCCATGTTCGCCATCGCCCTCGGATTCTGCGGACTCACCGTGCTCGGTGTCCTCGCGGTCCGTGTCTTCGTCGAGGCCCAGCGCCTCGGCCATCAGGTCGCCTCCACCACGCGGCGGATCAATCAGGCGGCCGAGGAGCTGGAGCTGGCCGCCACCCATCTCGCGAAGACCGGCGATGCCATCCGATAAATGAATGCACCCTCCCTCCATCACCAGTTCGGGCGGTAGGGTGACGAAGCGGTCTCGGACTGGAGGCGGGGGCCGTCGTAGGGAGTACGCACAGGCATTGCCCAGCGTTTACCCCTGCGGGTTACGATCGCTGCCAGCACGGTGGTCAGACAACTGTCCGGCTGTCGTCCAAGACTCCTGTCGCCTCGGTGAAGAAGGTAATCGCTATGGGTAGGCTCGGCCCCACCGAGATCATCCTCATTCTTGTCGTCATCATCCTGCTCTTCGGCGCCAAGAAGCTTCCCGACATGGCCCGTTCGCTCGGCAAGTCGGCGCGCATCCTCAAGAGTGAGGCGAAGGCGATGAAGACCGACGACAACAAGGGCGGCACCGTTCCGACGGACCCGCCGACCGCCTCCGCCGAGCCGGACCAGCCCGCGCCCCGGACGATCCAGGCCGCGCCCGGCGATGTCACGAGCTCGCGCCCCGTCGCCGAGCCGACCGACTCGACCAAGCGCTGATCCGACCCCTGGGCCGATGCACGCACCGGGCACGGTGACGGCCTTCCGCACGAGATGAGGACGTGGGTTGCCCAAGTCTGCCCGCACAGAAGAGAAGGATCCCGAGGGGCGCATGCCGCTCGTGGAGCATCTTCGTGAGCTGCGCAACCGGCTGTCGAAAGGGATCCTCGCGATCGTCGTGGTGACGATCGTGGCGGTGTTCTACAGCGAGCAGATCATGTCGTTCCTCTCGGAGTCGGTCCCCAAGTGTGAGAACGGGCTCCAGGAGAGCGACGGCGGCAATTGTGCCGTCGTCTCCTTCAACACCCTCACCTCGCCGTTCACCACGACGATCCGGGTCAGTCTCACCGCCGGCATCATCGTGTCCAGTCCGGTCTGGCTCTACCAGCTGTGGGCGTTCATCGCCCCGGGCCTGCACAAGAACGAGAAGAAGTACACGTACGCGTTCGTCGCGAGCGCGGTGCCGCTCTTCACGGCCGGTGCCTACCTGGCCTACATCATCCTGCCGATCAGCGTGAAGGTGCTCATCAGCCTCACGCCGGAAGGCTCGTCCAACATCCTCTCGCTCGACGAGGTCCTCGACTTCACCACCCGTATGGTGCTGGTCTTCGGTCTCGCCTTCGAGCTGCCACTGGTGCTGGTCATGCTCAACATGACCGGCATCGTGACCGGCCGCCGGATGGCCGGCTGGTGGCGCGGCGTCGTCATGGGCGTCTTCGTCTTCGGCGCGGTGATCACCCCGACGACCGACCCCGTGGGCATGCTCGCGCTGGCGGGTCCCATCGTCGTCCTCTACTTCGGCGCGGTCGGCTTCTCGCTCATCAACGACCGGCGCAGGCGCCGCAAGAACCCGGACGCGGATCTGGACGACGACGAGGCGTCGGATCTGGACCACACCCCTGAGAGCGTCGGCGATGTCGAACCGGTCCCGTCCGTGGCCGCACTGCCCGAGCAGGCGGACAGCGGCCGCACGGCCCGGGTGAACGGCTACGACGACATCACCTGACCTGGATCGGCGACCGCCGGTGGGCCGTGGTACCTCGCCCGTAAAGATCGCGCTGACTGTCAGAGGTGGCGGGTAGGCTCGTGAGCAAGATGACAGAGGACCTCACACCGGCCGAGCGGTACGCCGCAGCTCGGATCCGGGCAGCCGAGCAGGCCACCGCACTCGCACCGTTCCGCGAGATGTACGACTTCGGCCTCGATCCGTTCCAGATCGAGGCATGCCAGGCGCTGGAGTCCGGCAAGGGCGTCCTGGTCGCCGCGCCCACCGGCTCCGGCAAGACCATCGTCGGCGAGTTCGCCGTGCACCTGGCCCTCGCCGAGGGCCGTAAGTGCTTCTACACCACGCCCATCAAGGCGCTGTCCAACCAGAAGTACGCGGACCTGGTGAAACGCTACGGCGCGGACAAGGTCGGGCTGCTCACCGGCGACAACAGCGTCAATTCCGACGCGCCGGTGGTTGTCATGACCACCGAGGTCCTGCGCAACATGCTCTACGCGGGCTCCCAGTCGCTGACCGGGCTCGGCTATGTGGTGATGGACGAGGTGCACTACCTCTCCGACCGCTTCCGGGGCGCCGTCTGGGAAGAGGTGATCATCCACCTCCCCGAGTCCGTGACGCTGGTGTCACTGTCGGCGACGGTCTCCAACGCCGAGGAGTTCGGTGACTGGCTGGACACCGTCCGTGGCAGCACCGAGGTGATCGTCTCCGAGCACCGCCCCGTGCCGCTGTGGCAGCACGTCTT
The nucleotide sequence above comes from Streptomyces sp. NBC_01716. Encoded proteins:
- a CDS encoding helix-turn-helix transcriptional regulator gives rise to the protein MAIAKAERLMNLALCLLGTRRPLSKRELRESIEAYLEAGSDDSFNRMFERDKDDLRELGLVIETVENLDGETGYLARRDSNRLPAITLDAEEAAALGLAAKVWQQARLAGAASGALQKLRAAGMPEAEDSYEAHHSALEPRIPVHEAAFEPLMLACRDRRPVVFDYRKANAARPEQRQVEPWTLECWRGHWYLAGWDRERRAERVFRLSRITGRVRSRAGEFTAPVPDVVTVRETVETWAGETATRSALIRLRSESGYPLRARAVSSRELGDGWDELEIPYGHGLDAWLVEFGPDVVVLEPADLRADVVDRLRAVAKA
- a CDS encoding helix-turn-helix transcriptional regulator produces the protein MAANAIDQTRRMLSLVTYLRERPGAHVQDVARAFGITEDELISDLDVLPMCGTSFRGGDLLDIDTDGDRIWWHNPDDVAEPLRLAADEATALLVAARAVATLPGLRESDRQALLRATAKLEAAAGEVAGASSRLSVTFESEGGVFADVDRAISERRRLWLRYYSPARDELTEREVDPIRLFAVGHTYMEAWCRLSEARRTFRLDRVAEIRLLDEPAAPPELELRDLSEGLVQPAAEDPEVVVEVGPGGRWVAEYYPHDSAEELPDGGLRITLRTPAPASLRRLALRLGRDGRITFPPDLAESARLAAGEALAAYEADDYRRN
- the tatA gene encoding Sec-independent protein translocase subunit TatA, with protein sequence MGRLGPTEIILILVVIILLFGAKKLPDMARSLGKSARILKSEAKAMKTDDNKGGTVPTDPPTASAEPDQPAPRTIQAAPGDVTSSRPVAEPTDSTKR
- the tatC gene encoding twin-arginine translocase subunit TatC: MPLVEHLRELRNRLSKGILAIVVVTIVAVFYSEQIMSFLSESVPKCENGLQESDGGNCAVVSFNTLTSPFTTTIRVSLTAGIIVSSPVWLYQLWAFIAPGLHKNEKKYTYAFVASAVPLFTAGAYLAYIILPISVKVLISLTPEGSSNILSLDEVLDFTTRMVLVFGLAFELPLVLVMLNMTGIVTGRRMAGWWRGVVMGVFVFGAVITPTTDPVGMLALAGPIVVLYFGAVGFSLINDRRRRRKNPDADLDDDEASDLDHTPESVGDVEPVPSVAALPEQADSGRTARVNGYDDIT